TCGAGTTACCGGGCCGGGGATTTTATGAAGATGTTGGTCAAACTCCTCGGGAGTGCCAAACTCGTCACGGTCGCCTGAAATAAACAAACACGGCACCTGCAGGTCACCAAAATGATCCACCCGTAAGGTCTCGGGTTTCTTGACCGGGTGCAACGGATAACAAATCAGTACCAAACCAGCGGCCGGCAAACCCTCAGCCACGGCCATTGAGCAAATACGTCCCCCCATGGATCGCCCACCTAACACCAGGTTCTGCGGGTCCACCCCCCAAGCAGTCACCGCCTCGTTAACTTCGGCCACCAACTTGGGCGCTCGATCCGGAAAACGACGGCCTTCTTGGCGGTAACGAAAATCAAAACGTTGCACCGCCAACGGAGCCACCTGTTTTTCTATTTCCACCAAACACGGATGTTCTCGGTTAGAACCCGCCCCCGGAGTCAAAAAAAGCGAAAGATCAGCAGCGCCGGACATAGCACCCAGCCTAAGGCCTTGAGTAACCTGACAACATGAACCAACCCGTGGACCACGACACCCTGGTGGCCACCATGACCGGCGGCATGGCCCCCCACCCGGCACCCTTTGCCGGCAGCGACCGCCTGCACCCCGACGGCCGACCCCGCGGCGCTTTCCGTGACGAACTCCGACGCATCTCAAACCTAAGAAACATCGGCACCGTGCTCGGAGCCGTAGCCCTACCGGTACTCATCGTTTGGGCGGCCCTAACCCTCAACCACTGGGCCACTTGGGCCGCCGCCGTGCCCCTCATGGCCCTCGCCCAAAA
The Acidimicrobiia bacterium DNA segment above includes these coding regions:
- a CDS encoding dienelactone hydrolase, with product MSGAADLSLFLTPGAGSNREHPCLVEIEKQVAPLAVQRFDFRYRQEGRRFPDRAPKLVAEVNEAVTAWGVDPQNLVLGGRSMGGRICSMAVAEGLPAAGLVLICYPLHPVKKPETLRVDHFGDLQVPCLFISGDRDEFGTPEEFDQHLHKIPGPVTRVVLEGKRHDLKGADETIAATVADWLVSLPNS